A stretch of the Aegilops tauschii subsp. strangulata cultivar AL8/78 chromosome 4, Aet v6.0, whole genome shotgun sequence genome encodes the following:
- the LOC109772191 gene encoding RNA exonuclease 4 — MEHLVEHMRASHHSPHEPRCGVCGKHCRSLDALRDHLGFGASLPPKPACATAFAAKGCPLCLAVFSSSGSLRVHSPTCHLSRPPVPSRAMPRVAVGGVVALGCKMVGGGSDGTLDVCGRVCVIDENETIVFENFVRPLLPVTHYRYETTGIRPEYLRDAPTVKTVQRQVEDILLNGEQPWKIRSSRGAARLLVGHGLEHDLNALGMDYPAYLKRDTAEYPPLVKTSARLMSNSLRFLTQSCLGYEIQTGHQHPYEDCVAAMRLYKRMRAMRHGQPKNGGEGDGCAAVAFPARRQRELERMSPEELLSMSKPDYHCWCLDD, encoded by the coding sequence ATGGAGCACCTGGTGGAGCACATGCGCGCGTCGCACCATTCGCCGCACGAGCCGCGCTGCGGCGTCTGCGGCAAGCACTGCCGCTCGCTCGACGCCCTCCGCGACCACCTCGGCTTCGGCGCCTCCCTGCCCCCCAAGCCCGCCTGCGCCACGGCCTTCGCTGCCAAGGGCTGCCCCCTCTGCCTCGCCGTCTTCTCTAGCTCCGGCTCCCTCCGCGTCCACAGCCCAACCTGTCACCTCTCCCGCCCTCCGGTTCCCTCGAGGGCCATGCCAAGAGTGGCCGTCGGCGGTGTGGTGGCGCTGGGGTGCAAGATGGTGGGCGGCGGGAGCGACGGGACGCTGGACGTGTGCGGGCGCGTCTGCGTCATCGACGAGAATGAGACCATCGTCTTCGAGAACTTTGTGAGGCCGCTCCTCCCGGTGACGCACTACCGGTACGAGACCACGGGGATCCGCCCCGAGTACCTGCGGGACGCGCCGACGGTGAAGACGGTGCAGCGGCAGGTAGAGGACATCCTCCTCAACGGCGAGCAGCCGTGGAAGATCCGGTCCTCCCGCGGCGCGGCCAGGCTCCTCGTCGGCCACGGCCTGGAGCACGATCTCAACGCGCTGGGCATGGACTACCCGGCGTACCTGAAGCGGGACACGGCGGAATACCCGCCGCTGGTGAAGACGAGCGCCAGGCTGATGAGCAACTCGCTCCGGTTCCTCACACAAAGCTGCCTCGGCTACGAAATCCAGACGGGCCACCAGCACCCCTACGAGGACTGCGTGGCGGCCATGCGGCTGTACAAGAGGATGCGCGCGATGAGGCACGGCCAGCCCAAGAACGGCGGCGAAGGCGATGGGTGCGCGGCGGTGGCATTCCCAGCGCGGAGGCAGCGGGAGCTGGAGCGCATGTCGCCGGAGGAGCTCCTTAGCATGTCCAAGCCGGACTACCACTGCTGGTGCCTCGACGACTAG
- the LOC109772190 gene encoding uncharacterized protein has product MKATTPRGGGVETAKPKKRKKAGAGGFIFGCGGSRSVAVVADNLSTMALAKSSSSSSAGPTAEPAPAAKPKAPAYHDAEGAPSVDALLGQLRELERGVRALGVRAREEDGVAQACRCSARPPRHRQGGRGRLEEESVAVVTETEDPLGEFRRSMAEMVVENGITGGAELRELLQRFLSLNAARHHHLILRAFADVWEELFAGDPTKKLKQKRPAVSPAGHGARASS; this is encoded by the coding sequence ATGAAAGCGACGACACCTCGCGGCGGCGGCGTGGAGACTGCGAAgccgaagaagaggaagaaggcgGGCGCGGGTGGGTTCATCTTTGGCTGCGGCGGCTCCAGGTCTGTGGCCGTCGTCGCAGACAATCTCTCCACGATGGCACTGGCCaagtcgtcgtcgtcgtcgagcGCCGGACCAACGGCGGAACCAGCGCCCGCAGCGAAGCCCAAGGCGCCGGCCTACCACGACGCCGAGGGCGCGCCGAGCGTGGACGCGCTCCTGGGCCAGCTCCGCGAGCTGGAGCGCGGCGTCCGCGCGCTGGGCGTCCGGGCCCGGGAGGAGGACGGCGTCGCGCAGGCGTGCCGTTGCAGCGCGAGGCCGCCGCGGCACCGGCAAGGTGGGCGCGGTCGGCTGGAGGAGGAGAGCGTGGCGGTGGTGACGGAGACGGAGGACCCGCTGGGCGAGTTCCGGCGGTCCATGGCGGAGATGGTGGTGGAGAACGGGATCACGGGCGGCGCGGAGCTGCGGGAGCTGCTGCAGCGGTTCCTGTCGCTCAACGCGGCGCGCCACCACCACCTCATCCTCCGCGCCTTCGCGGACGTCTGGGAGGAGCTCTTCGCCGGCGACCCCACGAAGAAGCTGAAGCAGAAGCGTCCTGCTGTCTCCCCTGCAGGCCATGGCGCCCGGGCGAGCAGCTAG